In the Rhodothermus sp. genome, ACTCTGCGTAGCTTCCCTGCTATTTCTACTTCTTCTTCTCTCCGAAGTATGCAGATAACTTCCCACAGATGCTCGATTTCCCTGCAGGCGACGTTACGCCGCCTTATAGACACTCGACGAGATAGCACTTCGTAAAAGCAGTCTACTTCTTGAAATGAGCAGCAGGGATACATGGCTGTCATTTATCGTCTCAGCACCATGATTTCAGTAAGTGGAGGGATATCCTGTTTGCTGAAAGGTAAATCTGTTTCAGGAGCCATCGCCGCACAGAGATTGTCGATATTCCGTGCCACCTCTGCGGCTTCGGGGTGAGATCGATCAATCAGAAGCACAAGCATGCGACTCTGACATTGCAGAAACGCTGCCGTATCAGTGCGCGAATCGGTTTCCACGATCGTTCCTCTGATTTGATCTGAACCCTGAAAGGTCGCTCTGAGGGATCTCAGCAAACATACTCTACCTGGCATTCCGAAGGAGTCACGTACATCCCTGCATCGAACAATATCATTCAAACACAGAGTATCTTTTTCTGGAAAAACGGGATTCTCAAGTTCGTATTTTAATCTGTTTATCTGTCCGATGATCTTGCAAAGATCAACGCTGGTGATAAGGAATCGAATGAGATTCTTTCTGTTCTGGTGCCGCTTCAGATCAAGCGGTAGGTTATCCAGTCTCCTGACAACACTCCCGGGTGACTTAAAGGGAGCAATGGCAGACATTCTGAGCCCGTTTATACTGGCATTTCTGTAACTTTCTTTTCTTGCAAGGGACCTGACGCATACGCGACCTTCGGGCAACAAGCACTCCACCCTTCCGGGAATCAGATGACCTCGCCACAGGAACAGCACTTCGGATTCCTCAGATGGATGATATTCTTGAATGAATCTTTCCCATATACCAGAAACCATTCCTGCCGCTAGAGCCACGGCCGCATACTGGATTCTCGGAACAACCATAATAGTGATGTGATCATCAAGACCGGCAAGAGCATATCCCAATCTGATATAACGCTCCAGCCAGTCCGGTATCTGTCTGTGCGCTATCAAATCCAACGCAATCATCTACAGGTCCCGCTCAAAACGGTCTGTCTCGGTACCGGCAAACCCTCCGTAGATGGCCACGCCGCTTTTCATTCGAAATGAAAGCGTCCGGTCGTTATCCGTCAGGCTGGCGCCCTCGTCGGGGTAATACACGCCGGCCGCTACCCAGATTTCATCACCCGGTTGTGCCGCTGCCAGGGCATCCTGCAACGAGGTGTAGGCATCGGTCCACGAACTGCCATCGTTTGTACCAGTAGCGTCCTTCTTGACGTAGATCACCCGCTGTGCCTGCACACCGGCTGTCAGAAAACAGCCCATCGCCAGCCAGACTGCCAGGCGTCGTATCAGCGCCCCCATTGCTGATCCAGTGTGTTGGTTGAACTGAGACGATTCCGCTTCAGGCACGTCCAGGAGATCTGCCTCTGCTTTCAGGCCGGCGCGACCTGACCATTCCCCTGCCTCTCAATCAACCACATGGGGGGCTACGCGTAGAACTTAACGCCCGTTCATTTGAAATGCAAGTCCTGAGCCATACGCACGCACCGGACCATGAGGTAAGCGTAGCATGCGCTCTCTGGTAAAATCCCTGCGGTCAAACCCGTGTCCTTCTCTTCGCCGCCTCCCTCCAGTTCATCTCGAAAAAAATTGCAGCTACACCGTGCGCAAATACTCTGGCAGCGGATAGGACGCAGTCGCCAGGTGCCAAAAGACAAAACCCCGCCACTTCCATTGGCGGGGTCTCATCAGCGCGAAGGGCAAGAGCACTTTCGCAAAGGTTCCGCGATCGCCTTCCGGTTATAAAAAATTGGCGGAGGGGGAGGGATTCGAACCCTCGGTGCCCGTAATGGGCACAACGGTTTTCGAGACCGCCCCGTTCGACCGCTCCGGCACCCCTCCGGCGCTCGTAAACGAATCAACCCGACCCGGGGTTCTCTCGAAATCTCGTTTAAAAACCCCCATCAACGCCTCCACTGCACGAGAATCACCCATGCGGGTCCTCTCGAAATCTCGTTTAAAGGCCTCCGCCTCCAGTCCCCTACCGTAACATTCTGCCCTGTAATTTATCATACAGCGCCCCACAACAAATTGAAATTGCAGCTCATATACAAAATTTTCTCACCTGCTTGACGGCTTTTTTTTCTATCATATCTTTTTTTCCGAAGTGGCCACTTCATTCAAAGGGAATCCTGCCAAACCAAACAGAAGTATCGAGCTATGCATAAGCTTTTCACCCACAAAATTAGCATAGCGGCGCTATCTCTGCTGATCCTGATGCTTGTCCCGGCGGCATCCGTCCTTGCCGACACCTGCGATGCCGCGTTAGCTTATTGCAAGGAAGAGTGCCGCGCAATGTATCCGGGCGATAATGATCTCGATAGTGGCCAGCGAAGTGCCTGTTATGGCGGTTGTTTTCTCGCCTGGGGCGCCTGCAAACTTGGATTGTTCTTTGAATAAATAAAAAATTTTATATTTTATTTTTTATTTTTACCTTATCCTGCAGAGATATTGTGTCTCCTTCTCTGCTTCTTTTTGTCGTCTGGACTAATTTCTAACAGGAGAGCGTAACAAGTAAGTAATGAACCTAAAAATAGGCCTTAGAATATCAACTATTTGCTGCTTGTATCTTGTTAGTGGTTGCACTTTCGGGGATTCCATCCCAACGTACATTGTAGAAACTTCAGGCTTTCAGCCACGTCTGCTGGAGCCGATCGACTCGATGCAGTTGCCGGTGTCCTTTACGCCCTCCGGTCTGGCCATCGATGCCCGGGGGCGTCTTTACCTCGGTGACCGTTTCAGCCGCTCCATTTACCGCTGGGATTCCAGCGGAGTGCTGATCGACACGATCGGGGGGCCAGGAGAAGGCCCCGGCGAATTTTCCGGTGGTCCTCAGAGTCTGACGGTTTACCGAGATTCGCTGCTGGCGGCCATTGATTATCAAACAGGCAGGCTGCTGATTTTTCAATTGAATCCTGCACCGCGCTTTTTACGAACGCTCACCTTTCCTTCGGCTCTGTTGCAGGTAACCTGGCTCTCTGCCCGGCATTTACTCGTCAGCGCGGTACCCATGCCCGGTGAATCCGGGGTGTTCTCCATAACCCTCGCAGGTGAAGCAGTGCGCCGCCAGCCTGTAGGCCTGCCTCCCGCAGCCAATCCAATCTACGGCATGCACAAGGTCGCGGCCCGCAATGGCCGAGCGGTTGTGGCCAACCCTTTCACCAACCGAATGACGGTGCTCGACGCGCAGGGGCAGCCGCTCTGGCAGCTTGTCTTTGCCGACCTACCGGCGCAGGCACCCGGCAAAGCAACCACGGAAGACCCACTGTATGGCACCATCACGCTGCCCGACGTGGCGCTGATTGCCAGCGTCGCGCTCCAGGATTCCAGCCTGTATGTGCTGGCTGGGTGGCCCCCGTCGCTTGCAAGGCGTCAGGTATGGCATTTGCGGCTTAATGGACAGGTGATCGAGCGGCTGGAATTGCCCGTTATGGCGAAAGGCATCGCGATCTATAACAATCAGCTCTATGCACTTTCTGCGGATGCTCTGAGGCTTTATCTGTACGCCCTGTAGATTATGCCTGTTATCGAAGCACGTGCACTCACCAAGGTGTACCGAACAGGGTTGCTGCGCAGAACACGTCGCGCCCTGGACAATCTGAACCTGGAGGTCGAGGCCGGGGAAATTTTTGCCCTGGTCGGTCCCAACGGCGCCGGCAAGACGACCTTCGTCAAGCTGGTGCTGGGCCTCTTGTTTCCGACCGCAGGTGAAGTGCGCCTGAACGGATGCTCCCCCACCCAACCCGAGGCCCGGGCTTCCGTCGGGTTTCTACCCGAACGTGTCTCGATACCCGGCTACCTGAAGGTCGAGCAGGTGCTCCGCTTTTTCGGCGAACTCAGCGGCCTGCGTGGCCGCAGGCTACAACAACGCATCGACGCGGTGCTGGCATGGGTCGACCTGCAGGAAGAACGCCGCACCCCCGTCAAAGCGTTCTCACGGGGCATGCTGCAACGCCTGGGGCTGGCGCAGGCGCTGCTCCATGACCCGGATCTCCTGGTGCTGGATGAGCCTACGGGAGGCCTGGATCCTGTTGCCCGCCGTGCGTTTCGTGCGCTGATCCAGCGGTTGAACGAGGCGGGGAAAACGATCTTTCTGAATACGCACCTGATCGACGAAGTGGCCCGCATGGCTCATCGCGTAGGAATCCTGAACAAAGGTCGTCTGATTCAGATCGGCACCGTAGAAGCGCTGCTACAGGAGGAAGCAGATCTGGAAGCGGTCATCGTTCGCCTGCTGAGCCACCATGCACACAACCTATAGCCTACTGCGCTGGATCGGGCATCTGCCGCTGGTGCGCCTGCTGCTTCTGATAGAGGCCGGGCTGCTGGCTGCGCTGATGCTGGGTGGTCTGTCAACCCCTACGTGGTTGAAATACGTCAGCCGCTCCATGTACTATGGCACGCTCGTGGGCGGTCCCGTCCTGGCCGCCAGTCTGCTAACAGCGGAGCGACGCCCCCTGGTGCTGAGCCGCCCGCTCTCCCGCTTTGCGTTTGTAGGCAGCCTGCTGTTGGCTGGCAGCCTGGGCTGGATGCTGATCACGCTCCTGTTGCTCGGACTGGTAGCGCTCTGGCATATTCTGACAGATGCCGCGCTTTCCCTCTCACATGTAGGCGTGGCCCTTGGCATGCATACGCTCTCCGCGCTGGCGCTGCTGCCGTGGACGTTGCTGTTCTGGCTGATCTGGCAGGACACCCTCTCCGCTATCCTGAGCACCTTTATCCTGAATTTTCTTCAGAGTTCTATCATCACGCGCCAGCTCCCCCCACTTCTAGAGCGGCTCCTTCACTACCTGACGCCCCCACTGGATACGCTGGCCTATCTGGCCAGCAACTGGCCCACCCCTGTGCCCGGTGAGCTGGTGGTTCAATGGCTCAGCGCCACGCTCCTGGCCCTGCTTCTGATCACCTGGACCCTCCGTAACCTGGAAAGCTGAACCATGCGGGCAATCGTCTGGCTCTTTGCACGCTCTTTCCTGCGGCAGTGGGTCCTCTGGTTTTTTGTCGGCCTGGCCGGTCTGCTGATCGTGCTGACCTATCAAGGTCGTCTGCTGCCCAGTGCTCGCTTTATCACCACCGGACTCGCCTTCCTGCTCTTTTTATCCCTTACGCTGATTCAGAGCTTCAGCGTCTGGCTTCGCCCCGCATGGCTGACGCTGATGCTGGTACGTCCCCGCCCGCGCTGGCAGATTTTTCTGACGCTTCAGGGTGCCGCGGCACTGGCTGTAGGCCTTGCCGGCCTCACGCTCTGGGCGCCTGTAGGCCCCTCCCTGCCGATGGCCCTGCTCCTTACGACCAGCTTTGGCTTCGCTCTGGCAGGCTGGATCTTGATCGGCTTGCTCACCCTGTCCTCGCCAGTTCTGGTAGCTCTCCTGGCCATTCTATACGCCTTCACGCAGTCCTGGCTGGCCGTGTATGCCCTGCAGGGGCATCTCCTGGCACAGCTCCTGGACCGGCTGCTTCCCTCCGCCATGACGCTGTTCCTCCAGCTGCAACGGGTAATGCCCGAGAATATGATGCTCCGCTTCTGTCTGGAGGAGCTGGGCACCGGCCTGCTTATCACGCTACTCATTGGACTCCTTATGCGTCGCCGCGACATTGCCGCTCAGCTTTCAGCGGATACCTGAAGCCCGGTCAACCGCTCGTGATTTTTTGTCAGACCTCGGATTTTTCAGCAGTTCTGCCGTATTTTGAAGTAGGACGATACAGCACGCGACGGCCGGTGCCGTGAAACAGAGCCGCTTCAAAATCTTCTCAGACCCGGTGCACGGTTTTATTTCCGTGCCCAAGAACCTGCTGCTGGACCTGATCGAGACCCCCGAGGTGCAGCGGCTGCGGCGTATCCGCCAGCTCGGGCTGGGGCACCTGGTGTTTCCAGGCGCCGAACATACACGGTTCAACCATGCGCTGGGTGCCATGGCCCTGATGCAGGAAGCGCTGGCCAACCTGTCGGAAAAAGGCACGCCCATCTCCGACGAAGAACACCTGGCTGCCTGTGCAGCCGCCTTATTGCACGACATCGGCCACGGACCTTTCTCCCATACCCTCGAGCATCAGCTCATCGAGGGCTTTCATCATGAGCAAATGAGTCGCCAGCTGCTGCTGCGCCTGAACGAACGCTTTGGCGGCGCACTGGCGCTGACCGTACAGATCTTCGACGACGCCTACGAACGCCCGTTCTTCCATCAGCTCGTCTCCAGCCAGCTCGACATGGACCGGCTCGATTATCTACGCCGTGACTCGTTCTACACGGGTGTAGTCGAGGGCAAGGTTGGCGTGCAACGCATCATCAAAACGCTTCGTGTTCATCCCCTCGAAGGCGGCCCGGACAGCCGCATCGTGATCGAATCGAAAGGCATCTATGCGGTGGAGAACTTTCTGATCGCGCGACGGCTTATGTACTGGCAGGTCTACCTGCACAAGACGGTGCTGGCCGCCGATGCGCTGCTGCGCGCCATCATCCGCCGCGCCCGTACGCTGATGCAACGCGGCGACGAAGACACGGCTGCCCGTTGCGCCCCGGCCCTCCGTTTCTTTCTGGTGCATCCATGCCGCGCCCCGGACGCCCTGCAACGAGACGACGTGATCAAAACGTTCTGCCAGCTCGACGACGTGGACGTGCTCTTCAGCCTGAAGCAGTGGAGCCAGGCGCGTGATCCGGTACTGGCCGACCTGAGCCGCCGATTCATCCATCGCCGTTTCTTCCGCACCACCTTTCTGGCCGAACCGCCGTCCGAAACGCAGCTGACCACCTGGCGCAACCGGGTGGCCCGCTGGCTGGTACGCGAAGGCATTGTGCCGCCTCCCCTGGCCGACGAAGCTGCCTCCTACTATCTGACGGCCGATACCTCGGAGCATACTGCCTACGAAACCAGTGCCGATCCGATTCCGGTCATTGACCGCAATGATCAGATCCGGGAGCTATCCCGCACGACCGAAGCGGCCGCTATCGACGCGCTGGCTCGCTACGTAGTCAAACCCTATCTCTGCCTGCCCAAAGAGGTGTCGTTCGAAGCACCGGTATTATTGGCTTGATCCGGCTGCCGCGACGCGTCTCGGTCTGCCGTACGCAACCGTATCCATACCTGATGGCCTGGTCGTCGGTGCACGGGTACAGGACGATTCAATCGACGGGCGCCCTCCATAACCCAGGCGTACAGTGGACGTCCCTGAGCGTACGCTTCAAGCGTTTCGGTGTCGGCCAGATGCTTGTCGGCGTGCGCTTTCAGCTCCTCCACGGAGAACGGCCCCCGCGTCTCCCGCAACTCGGCTGTGCCGATCAGTTTGCCGCCGGTGATGATGCCAATGCGACCGCGCACGCGTGTCGGATGCTTGCGAATCTCCCAGCGTTTTTTGCCCGCTACGACAAGGCTGGCATAGGGCTCCCGAATGAAAAGCCCCAGCTCGGGCAGCTCGTCGGCCCGGTACAGCGTACCATAGCCCACCAGATAGATCGTATCGGGCTCAAGCACCCGAAGCACTTCCGGGCGATGCGTAACCAGGATCAGCGTGATGCCATAGCGGCGGGCCAGCTCGGCCAGTTTGCGTCCAACGCGCACGGCCGTACGCGGATCAAGGTGGGCGGCAAATTCGTCCACAAGCAACAGGTTGGGCCGATGCGCCAGCGCCCAGGCCAGTTGCACACGTGCCTTCTGCCCTGTGGACAGCGCTGCATAAGGCGCCCGGAAAAGTACCCCGTCAGCCAGCCCGGCCGCATTCAGCACCTCGATGGCCAGCGCTGCATCGCCCGTCACCTGATACAGGGCCTCCAGTACGGGTTGCGTGCCCAGCGACGGTTCGGCTTCGCCGGGAATCAGCGCCTGCAGACGCACGTTGTCAGGCATCTGCCGCTGTCCTTCATCGACCCGGTACAGCGGATCCTCCCGGCCGGTAGCGGCCCCGATCAGCAACCGAAGCAGCGTGGTTTTGCCACTACCGGAGGCACCTACCACGGCATTGACCGTACCCGGTTCCACCCGAAAGTCAGCGTGCCGAAAGACGTAGGTTTCAATGTCGCGTTCCTCAACGCCAAACGCCTCCAGCGCTACCCGCACGGGCTCCGAGAGTCCTTCGAGGTTCAGTCGATGACGATAGGTTTTGGTCACCCGCTTCAATACCACCGGTCCATTCAGCGGCGCCACCGGCGTAAAGCGCGGCCGATAAAGACGTCCTCCATGCGTGCGGGCCAGCTCATCTTCCTGCAGAAAACGATCAATGGCTTTCCGGGCCGTCGCATCGAGCGGCAGGTACAGAACAGGACGGCCAGTGCCTGTTTCGAACAGAAAGACAAACCCGGCCTTTTCCATAAACGGATGAAAACGGGCCATCTGCGCGACGGTCTCAATGACCCTTTTGGACCGACGCATATCAGGAATCCAGTACGTGCGCACCCAGTCGGTCATGCAACGAAGGGCCTGCACGCCCAGTCCATCCG is a window encoding:
- a CDS encoding ABC transporter ATP-binding protein, translated to MPVIEARALTKVYRTGLLRRTRRALDNLNLEVEAGEIFALVGPNGAGKTTFVKLVLGLLFPTAGEVRLNGCSPTQPEARASVGFLPERVSIPGYLKVEQVLRFFGELSGLRGRRLQQRIDAVLAWVDLQEERRTPVKAFSRGMLQRLGLAQALLHDPDLLVLDEPTGGLDPVARRAFRALIQRLNEAGKTIFLNTHLIDEVARMAHRVGILNKGRLIQIGTVEALLQEEADLEAVIVRLLSHHAHNL
- a CDS encoding HD domain-containing protein, whose protein sequence is MKQSRFKIFSDPVHGFISVPKNLLLDLIETPEVQRLRRIRQLGLGHLVFPGAEHTRFNHALGAMALMQEALANLSEKGTPISDEEHLAACAAALLHDIGHGPFSHTLEHQLIEGFHHEQMSRQLLLRLNERFGGALALTVQIFDDAYERPFFHQLVSSQLDMDRLDYLRRDSFYTGVVEGKVGVQRIIKTLRVHPLEGGPDSRIVIESKGIYAVENFLIARRLMYWQVYLHKTVLAADALLRAIIRRARTLMQRGDEDTAARCAPALRFFLVHPCRAPDALQRDDVIKTFCQLDDVDVLFSLKQWSQARDPVLADLSRRFIHRRFFRTTFLAEPPSETQLTTWRNRVARWLVREGIVPPPLADEAASYYLTADTSEHTAYETSADPIPVIDRNDQIRELSRTTEAAAIDALARYVVKPYLCLPKEVSFEAPVLLA
- a CDS encoding ATP-binding cassette domain-containing protein; translation: MRGQITAIELARPSYRYLAFVEVETEEGTRWRLPMTGTVAQWLRVGQRVHLTADRAQPGFDDYTLRTARVPVWPLFERTYTLERRSLFSERVLYRYQLRAREARYERDYAAIVELEQYHYASRERVLALWYCEQCGTYRVANARPDCPASHGPMRFHDLRDATRASRFLILELIDRQPYEPEVVGYVRVDPPLPLLHRRRPDGTLDRDIRRRIFPPTWFDHPFHPDQHVPPDAWWEAQGRMLGRTRSPVARLARVVVHPDYRADGLGVQALRCMTDWVRTYWIPDMRRSKRVIETVAQMARFHPFMEKAGFVFLFETGTGRPVLYLPLDATARKAIDRFLQEDELARTHGGRLYRPRFTPVAPLNGPVVLKRVTKTYRHRLNLEGLSEPVRVALEAFGVEERDIETYVFRHADFRVEPGTVNAVVGASGSGKTTLLRLLIGAATGREDPLYRVDEGQRQMPDNVRLQALIPGEAEPSLGTQPVLEALYQVTGDAALAIEVLNAAGLADGVLFRAPYAALSTGQKARVQLAWALAHRPNLLLVDEFAAHLDPRTAVRVGRKLAELARRYGITLILVTHRPEVLRVLEPDTIYLVGYGTLYRADELPELGLFIREPYASLVVAGKKRWEIRKHPTRVRGRIGIITGGKLIGTAELRETRGPFSVEELKAHADKHLADTETLEAYAQGRPLYAWVMEGARRLNRPVPVHRRPGHQVWIRLRTADRDASRQPDQANNTGASNDTSLGRQR